Genomic segment of Parageobacillus genomosp. 1:
ATTGTAAAAGGGAGAGATAGAGCATGCGTTTAGATAAATTTTTAAAAGTTTCCCGTTTGATCAAGCGCCGCACACTTGCAAAAGAAGTAGCCGATCAAGGGCGGATTACGATTAACGGCGCCGTGGCGAAGGCGAGTTCGACGGTAAAAATAGGGGATGAATTAACGATTCAATTTGGGCAAAAACGGCTGACAGT
This window contains:
- a CDS encoding RNA-binding S4 domain-containing protein, with protein sequence MRLDKFLKVSRLIKRRTLAKEVADQGRITINGAVAKASSTVKIGDELTIQFGQKRLTVRVIDLKETTKKDEAANLYEVIREERIAPEIEDDEEI